The Synechocystis sp. PCC 7509 genome includes a window with the following:
- a CDS encoding phycocyanobilin:ferredoxin oxidoreductase — protein MPMSTKISLRSQQHPLICKLANVIEGSWQQYLDLSPYPMPAELGYVEGKLEGEKLVIENLCYQTPQFRKLHLELAKVGTMLDILHCVMFPRPEYALPMFGCDLVGGRGQISAAIADLSPLNAERLTTPEYSSQIKALPTLDFSNNRELPEWGDIFSEFCIFVRPGSPAEETMFLQRVEAFLAIHCQNAIASIPQSPEKKAEIVAAQHYYCTKQQQNDKTRRVLEKAFGNQWAEHYMTTVLFDLPDS, from the coding sequence ATACCTATGTCAACAAAAATTTCTTTGAGATCGCAACAACACCCTTTGATTTGTAAGTTAGCTAATGTAATTGAAGGCAGTTGGCAGCAATACTTAGACTTGTCACCTTACCCTATGCCCGCCGAATTAGGCTATGTAGAGGGCAAGCTAGAAGGGGAAAAGTTAGTAATTGAAAACCTCTGCTACCAAACCCCCCAGTTTCGCAAGCTGCATTTGGAACTAGCAAAAGTAGGCACAATGCTTGATATATTGCATTGCGTAATGTTTCCGCGCCCCGAATACGCCTTGCCCATGTTTGGTTGCGATTTGGTGGGAGGAAGGGGACAAATTAGCGCGGCGATCGCTGATTTATCGCCTTTGAATGCCGAACGCTTGACAACTCCTGAATATAGCAGCCAAATAAAAGCATTACCTACCCTCGATTTTAGTAATAACCGCGAGTTGCCAGAGTGGGGAGATATTTTTTCGGAGTTTTGTATTTTTGTGCGCCCAGGTTCGCCCGCCGAAGAAACCATGTTTTTGCAACGAGTAGAAGCATTTTTAGCTATACATTGCCAAAATGCGATCGCCTCTATTCCCCAAAGTCCCGAAAAAAAAGCAGAAATTGTTGCCGCACAGCACTACTACTGTACTAAGCAGCAGCAAAATGATAAAACTCGCAGAGTTTTAGAAAAAGCTTTTGGCAACCAATGGGCAGAACATTATATGACTACTGTTTTGTTCGATTTACCAGATAGCTAG